The Candidatus Bathyarchaeota archaeon DNA segment TAAGTTAATGCTAATCCCTTTGTAGCTACAATTTTGATTACTTCACCTGTTTGCTCATCTATAAAGAAGGTTGTGCGAGTTTCAGGGCCTATAATCCCAGCTAAAAGAAGAAGCCATATTCTTAATGCTCCTTGATAAAAAGGAAAGCTTGAATGAAATTTATAAATTGATAATTGTAAAGTTAAAAAATCGATAAAGCTATGTCCGCTTAAAAAATAAGTTGTATAGGAGCTTGTGTAAACAAGAAAAGCTAAAGGTAAACTAGCCATAAAATAACCTAGTTTTCTCCAATCTTTATTAACCAGAAGAAAAGTTATAAAGGCGAGTGTTATTAATCCGCTTTCCCATTTACATGCTACACCGAAACCAATTATTATGGAAAGAATTAAGAAAAGCTTATGATTCTTAATAGCATAAAGAAATATTAAAACCGATAGAGAAATAAAAAACATAGCATAAATATCAAGCATTGAAGAGCGGGCTTCAGAAAGAAAAAGCTTCTCTAAACTAAGCATATAAACAGGTATTAATGCGAAAATAGTTTTACCTAAAAGCTTAATGGAAAGCAAATAAATTATGATTAATACAGCTAAACTGAATAAACCATTCATAGTAGTTGGGTTTTGAAATAAAATTTCTGAAAAACCTATAAAAAACTTTGCTAAAGGTGGATGCTCGAAATTAAATTCATTTGGTGGAACACCATGAATATACAACCATCCTGCTAAAGCATAAATTT contains these protein-coding regions:
- a CDS encoding glycosyltransferase family 39 protein, which gives rise to IYALAGWLYIHGVPPNEFNFEHPPLAKFFIGFSEILFQNPTTMNGLFSLAVLIIIYLLSIKLLGKTIFALIPVYMLSLEKLFLSEARSSMLDIYAMFFISLSVLIFLYAIKNHKLFLILSIIIGFGVACKWESGLITLAFITFLLVNKDWRKLGYFMASLPLAFLVYTSSYTTYFLSGHSFIDFLTLQLSIYKFHSSFPFYQGALRIWLLLLAGIIGPETRTTFFIDEQTGEVIKIVATKGLALTYSFNPLTWTISVFAVFASLMKAFNNNFKE